One genomic region from Prochlorococcus marinus CUG1433 encodes:
- a CDS encoding AAC(3) family N-acetyltransferase, translated as MNFKDELISKYNEFKLSNCEVIYIYSDLRGFSQYMDQFSGKDNFLKTFIEPILERNITAIIPTFSYTTKGIFDTKKTKTSLGALNSWFINNSESERSEHPLFSYCSIGPKSKEIVNNIGKSAFGYDCIFERILKLNTKFLHIGRPLNYGNTMIHYIEQLCGATYRYNKKFNVDVYKNGQYIGNNYSAFLRIRNHKKNYYGFDFNRASKILESENIVKKCQISSKLTNLEFYDAEKTFNILVKEFYKNNMIFLKDGTKEPILDL; from the coding sequence ATGAATTTTAAAGATGAATTAATATCAAAATACAATGAATTTAAGCTGTCTAATTGTGAGGTAATTTATATTTACTCTGATCTAAGAGGATTTTCTCAATATATGGACCAATTCTCAGGAAAGGATAATTTCTTAAAAACATTTATTGAACCTATTTTAGAAAGAAATATCACAGCTATTATCCCTACTTTTTCTTATACAACAAAAGGTATATTTGATACTAAAAAAACAAAAACTAGTCTTGGAGCCTTAAATAGTTGGTTTATAAATAATTCTGAAAGTGAAAGATCAGAACATCCATTATTTTCTTATTGTTCGATAGGTCCCAAATCCAAAGAAATTGTCAATAATATTGGTAAAAGTGCATTTGGTTATGATTGTATTTTTGAAAGAATACTAAAATTAAACACAAAATTTTTACATATTGGAAGACCTTTAAATTATGGTAATACAATGATTCATTATATAGAACAATTATGCGGAGCTACATATAGATATAATAAAAAATTTAATGTTGATGTCTACAAAAACGGTCAATATATAGGGAATAACTATTCAGCTTTTTTAAGAATTAGGAATCATAAAAAAAACTATTATGGGTTTGATTTTAATAGAGCTTCAAAAATCTTAGAGAGCGAAAATATCGTAAAAAAATGTCAAATTTCTAGTAAATTAACTAACCTTGAATTTTATGATGCAGAAAAAACATTTAATATTCTTGTAAAAGAGTTTTATAAAAATAATATGATATTTTTAAAAGACGGAACTAAAGAACCGATCTTGGATTTATAA
- a CDS encoding aldo/keto reductase yields the protein MFKYIHKLGLGTAQWGLDYGISNTAGKSSKKEVRKILELASSAGIGIIDTASIYGDSEKIIGKSNLNEFKIVTKTNPSLIRPNKTINTSFFESLDNLGLKKIYGLLLHNCDEIFSRDSKTKINELMDLKNLGYVSKIGFSAYNKNQILKALKFFKPDIIQLPFNVFDQSLLHDGTLELLKSLNIEIHARSSFLQGLLLMDISKIPKYFNKWSAHLEKWQHYCSTINSSPKSVALTFSASQKLIDKVIVGVENEIQLLELMNIPKISTELELKFLTCIDEDLINPSKWNF from the coding sequence ATGTTTAAATATATCCATAAATTAGGATTAGGTACTGCTCAATGGGGATTAGATTATGGGATATCTAACACTGCTGGAAAATCATCTAAAAAGGAAGTTAGAAAAATATTAGAATTAGCATCTTCAGCAGGAATAGGAATAATTGATACAGCAAGTATATATGGGGATTCTGAAAAAATTATTGGAAAAAGCAATTTAAATGAATTCAAGATTGTCACAAAAACTAATCCAAGTTTGATAAGACCAAACAAAACTATAAACACAAGTTTTTTTGAATCTTTAGATAATTTAGGTTTAAAAAAAATTTACGGTTTATTACTACATAATTGCGATGAAATTTTCTCTCGTGATTCTAAAACTAAAATAAATGAATTAATGGATCTTAAAAATCTAGGGTATGTTAGTAAGATTGGTTTCTCTGCATACAATAAAAATCAAATACTGAAAGCGTTAAAATTTTTTAAACCAGATATTATTCAACTTCCATTTAACGTTTTTGACCAAAGTTTGCTCCATGATGGAACTTTAGAATTACTTAAATCTTTGAATATAGAAATTCATGCTAGATCTTCGTTTTTGCAGGGGTTATTACTAATGGATATTTCAAAGATCCCAAAATACTTTAATAAATGGAGTGCACATCTTGAAAAATGGCAACATTATTGTTCTACAATCAATTCATCGCCAAAATCAGTTGCTTTAACTTTTTCTGCATCTCAAAAATTAATCGACAAGGTAATAGTAGGAGTAGAGAATGAAATTCAATTACTAGAATTAATGAATATCCCTAAAATCTCGACCGAACTAGAACTAAAATTCTTGACCTGCATAGATGAAGATCTGATAAATCCATCAAAATGGAATTTTTGA
- a CDS encoding phytanoyl-CoA dioxygenase family protein, giving the protein MFINNGFEYIGNIDTNYAEKLGKKILKEIDIENLFINDKKDCEKYINIKTNPMPGRNIAEKMQISNFFENEAITNSFKRICGERYRILDYKFVLGVPTSYMPDWVSNDLGGKAQANLGKYIKPDKRLMTYFNGIDFHQDIIDFPSRTPDFVTFYYYLTNVSLKESPLVVLKDSHKFGPMVFPHEIEIKNKKIFLKNEIFEEEVLIGRPGEFYVWHPYILHGTYPTHEGTPRVSLRILVERNADLITNCQLCEVNDSLLNSNAQKEVRKVGMNSSQSKLASIKDMLLAKYKNKI; this is encoded by the coding sequence ATGTTTATTAATAATGGCTTTGAATATATAGGTAATATTGATACAAATTATGCTGAAAAATTAGGAAAGAAAATACTTAAAGAGATAGATATAGAAAATTTGTTTATCAACGATAAAAAAGATTGTGAGAAATATATAAACATTAAAACTAACCCTATGCCAGGCAGAAATATTGCAGAAAAAATGCAAATTTCGAATTTTTTTGAGAATGAAGCTATCACAAATTCTTTTAAAAGGATTTGCGGAGAAAGATATAGAATATTAGATTATAAATTTGTCTTAGGAGTTCCTACTAGTTATATGCCAGATTGGGTCAGTAATGATTTAGGAGGAAAAGCTCAGGCAAATCTAGGAAAATATATAAAACCAGATAAAAGATTAATGACATATTTTAATGGTATTGATTTTCATCAAGATATAATCGATTTTCCCTCTAGAACCCCTGATTTTGTGACTTTTTATTATTACTTAACTAATGTTTCTCTTAAAGAAAGTCCTCTCGTTGTATTAAAAGATAGCCATAAATTTGGTCCTATGGTATTTCCACATGAAATAGAAATTAAGAATAAAAAAATATTTCTTAAAAATGAAATTTTTGAAGAAGAAGTTTTAATAGGTAGACCAGGAGAGTTTTATGTATGGCATCCGTACATTCTTCATGGCACTTACCCGACACATGAAGGTACACCAAGAGTTTCACTTAGGATACTAGTGGAAAGAAATGCTGATTTAATTACTAATTGTCAATTATGTGAAGTTAATGATTCCTTATTAAATAGTAATGCACAAAAAGAAGTTAGAAAAGTTGGAATGAATTCTTCACAAAGTAAATTAGCTTCGATTAAAGATATGCTTCTAGCAAAATATAAAAATAAGATTTAA
- a CDS encoding 4-phosphopantetheinyl transferase, whose product MKIDQNIISKDNFFNQDKTRLWFFKLKGYQKINSDEEIKIARDLSPRMSERFLETRGYIRESLSSLFKIEPLSVPIIAYPNKPPQLPNNLGYISISHTKDALIIAWDKKRIGVDMERKDRIFNYKLLSKKLLRNSNQDVFKDKFDILNFWCGLESAIKWERGSIIRDMDSWKFNKRNNIFSNKDKKIHLSINQFYFYSWTISIASKKEYKNHIVCTKENEKFL is encoded by the coding sequence TTGAAAATTGATCAAAATATAATTAGTAAAGATAATTTTTTTAACCAGGATAAAACTAGATTATGGTTTTTTAAGTTGAAAGGCTATCAGAAAATTAATTCTGATGAGGAAATAAAAATAGCTAGAGATTTATCACCAAGAATGTCAGAAAGATTTCTAGAGACAAGAGGTTATATAAGAGAATCCCTTAGCAGTTTATTTAAAATAGAGCCACTTTCAGTTCCAATAATAGCTTATCCTAACAAACCACCACAACTACCTAATAATCTAGGTTATATAAGTATTAGCCATACAAAAGATGCCCTTATTATTGCTTGGGATAAAAAAAGAATAGGTGTTGATATGGAACGAAAAGACAGGATATTTAATTATAAATTGCTTTCTAAAAAGTTACTTAGAAATAGTAATCAAGATGTTTTCAAAGATAAATTTGATATTCTAAATTTTTGGTGTGGTTTGGAATCAGCAATAAAATGGGAAAGAGGATCTATTATTAGGGATATGGATTCATGGAAGTTCAATAAAAGAAATAATATATTTAGTAATAAAGATAAAAAAATACATTTATCTATTAATCAATTTTATTTTTATAGTTGGACAATATCTATTGCATCAAAGAAAGAATACAAAAATCATATAGTTTGTACTAAAGAGAATGAAAAATTCTTATAA
- a CDS encoding GNAT family N-acetyltransferase, whose translation MPIIRKANYFDSRDIFNWRNDELTRYMSKKTDLIDWKVHSTWFATSLVNTDRLLLICEDESTSEKIAIVRFDVEDNRAIISINLSPKMRGKRKTKGCLIDAISFFQKSFSGVRFIDAEIKSINIPSQKSFKAVGFLLVKEDADILYYEYAV comes from the coding sequence ATGCCAATCATTCGCAAAGCTAACTACTTTGATAGCAGAGATATATTTAATTGGCGAAATGATGAACTTACAAGATATATGTCGAAAAAAACCGACTTAATTGATTGGAAAGTTCATTCCACTTGGTTCGCGACATCACTTGTTAATACAGATAGACTGCTTTTAATATGTGAGGATGAAAGCACTAGTGAAAAAATTGCAATAGTTCGTTTTGATGTAGAAGATAATAGAGCTATTATTTCAATCAACCTATCTCCAAAAATGCGTGGTAAACGTAAAACGAAAGGATGTCTAATAGATGCTATATCTTTCTTTCAAAAGTCTTTTTCAGGAGTTAGATTTATTGATGCTGAAATAAAGTCGATTAATATCCCAAGTCAAAAATCATTTAAGGCTGTGGGTTTCCTTCTCGTTAAGGAAGATGCTGATATTTTGTATTACGAGTATGCTGTATGA
- a CDS encoding acyl carrier protein yields the protein MIIKNKIYNFFIEREGDDILDSIDNIDFIDEGILDSLDFFSLAVFIEKEFGIKLKMTDEDTFKKMRKIETLIDLILQLSLNS from the coding sequence ATGATTATTAAGAATAAAATTTATAATTTTTTTATTGAAAGAGAAGGTGATGATATTTTAGATAGTATTGATAATATAGATTTTATTGATGAAGGAATTCTTGATTCTCTTGATTTTTTCTCATTAGCAGTTTTTATTGAAAAAGAATTTGGGATTAAATTAAAAATGACTGATGAAGATACATTTAAAAAAATGAGAAAAATTGAAACCTTGATAGACTTGATTTTACAATTGTCATTAAATAGTTAA
- a CDS encoding glycosyltransferase family 2 protein, with translation MNKIIAVMPCYRSSKIAPKIAKDVLGYVDRLVCVDDDCPENTGKSIESSLKSDHLDLIYHDRNKGIGGAMKTGIKYALTLNPEIIIKIDSDGQMNPALIPQLLEPLLNGSSEFTKGNRFTNPKFITNMPIVRITGNIGLGFLTKLSTGYWELFDPTNGFLAIRSNVLRGISLEKIDNGYFFETDLLFRCALSNVLVSEIPMDAFYEDEKSSLSPFKEFFRFTWKHINIFLKRLTYQYFLLDFNPGSLSLCLAIIFGLIALFVGLISRFFYSSLDVETPLGGQILFLATSLISNQLFISFIYYDASQKPLLRRLKYLKNSL, from the coding sequence ATGAATAAAATTATTGCCGTAATGCCTTGTTATAGGAGTTCTAAAATAGCGCCTAAGATTGCTAAAGATGTACTAGGTTATGTTGATAGATTAGTTTGTGTTGATGATGATTGCCCAGAAAATACAGGAAAATCTATCGAAAGTTCCTTAAAAAGTGATCATTTGGATTTGATTTATCATGATAGGAATAAAGGTATTGGCGGAGCAATGAAAACTGGAATTAAATATGCTTTAACTTTAAATCCTGAAATAATAATTAAAATAGACTCTGATGGACAAATGAATCCTGCTTTAATTCCACAATTATTAGAGCCACTTCTTAATGGATCATCTGAATTTACCAAAGGCAATAGATTTACGAACCCTAAATTTATTACTAACATGCCTATCGTGAGAATTACTGGAAATATTGGTTTGGGATTTCTGACTAAATTATCTACAGGGTATTGGGAATTATTTGATCCAACCAATGGATTTTTGGCAATAAGAAGTAATGTTTTAAGAGGAATATCTCTTGAAAAGATTGATAATGGTTATTTCTTTGAAACCGATCTACTTTTTAGATGTGCTCTTAGTAATGTCTTAGTTAGTGAGATACCGATGGATGCGTTTTATGAGGATGAAAAATCAAGTTTAAGCCCGTTTAAAGAGTTTTTCAGGTTCACTTGGAAGCACATAAATATTTTCTTGAAAAGATTAACTTATCAATATTTTTTATTAGATTTTAATCCTGGAAGTCTTAGTTTATGTTTAGCAATTATTTTTGGATTAATTGCACTGTTTGTTGGTTTAATAAGTCGTTTTTTTTATAGTAGTTTAGATGTTGAAACTCCTCTGGGAGGTCAAATTTTGTTTTTAGCTACTTCTTTAATTTCTAATCAGTTATTTATAAGTTTTATATATTATGATGCATCACAAAAACCTTTGTTGAGGAGACTTAAATACTTAAAAAATAGTTTATAA
- a CDS encoding GtrA family protein: protein MSKKRFLIVGSINTLITNSFLQLLLLVTNISLATFVSQLISMFVGFYLHGKFVFGNSQFSFIKFFKYFLFAFLLWILNWSGIFVISSYGINKNLSALILIPFLASISYLIQKNKIFV from the coding sequence ATGTCAAAAAAGAGATTCCTAATTGTTGGTTCGATTAATACCTTAATTACAAATTCATTTCTCCAATTATTGTTATTAGTAACAAACATTTCATTAGCTACTTTTGTTTCCCAGCTAATTAGCATGTTTGTTGGGTTTTATCTTCATGGTAAGTTTGTATTCGGTAATTCTCAATTTTCTTTTATTAAATTTTTTAAGTATTTCTTATTCGCTTTTTTACTATGGATACTAAATTGGAGCGGGATTTTTGTAATTTCAAGTTATGGAATAAATAAGAATCTTTCTGCATTAATATTAATACCATTTCTCGCCTCTATTTCTTATTTGATTCAAAAGAATAAAATTTTTGTTTAA
- a CDS encoding VOC family protein: protein MEKIHHLGIVCNDIEDAYKAFNIQPDDIKEYYLDKEQKNELYFFHLKENDLWMEFVVPIDENSTVWNYAKNNNFGIHHIGFNSNNLEKEKLLSNNLKGVFELKSYFLKIASFGGRINTLFFYFRGLLIEYVKKLD from the coding sequence ATGGAAAAGATACATCATCTAGGAATTGTTTGTAACGATATAGAAGATGCTTATAAAGCATTTAATATACAGCCTGATGATATAAAGGAGTACTATCTAGATAAAGAACAGAAAAATGAACTTTATTTTTTTCATTTAAAAGAGAATGATCTTTGGATGGAGTTTGTTGTGCCAATAGATGAGAATTCTACAGTCTGGAATTATGCCAAAAATAATAATTTCGGAATACATCATATTGGATTCAATTCAAATAATCTTGAAAAAGAAAAATTGCTTTCTAATAACCTAAAAGGCGTTTTTGAGTTAAAAAGTTATTTTTTAAAAATTGCATCTTTTGGTGGGAGAATAAATACTTTATTTTTTTATTTCAGAGGTTTATTAATAGAGTATGTAAAAAAATTAGATTAA
- the pseC gene encoding UDP-4-amino-4,6-dideoxy-N-acetyl-beta-L-altrosamine transaminase, with product MKKNKKVHLPYGRQNITKKDIEAVVEILKSPTITQGPTVSLFEKKIATKVRANNVIAVNSATSALHIACLALGLEEGDWLWTSPITFVASANCALYCKANVDFVDINPLTGLMSVEALKIKLKKAEIQGKIPKIVVPVHLAGASCDMKGIRDLAKKYKFSIIEDASHAIGGMYKSKPVGSCEYSDICVFSLHPVKIITTGEGGLATTNKKNLAQKMYDLRSHGITKDQRRFKRESPGPWAYEQQTLGFNYRMTDFQAALGISQLKRLEKIVSERNKQYIIYDELLSDLPVNLLKIMKGVKSSVHLGIIRLEESNSKSHKKVFKFLRDSGIGVQLHYSPVHLQTYYRDLGFTDGDFPESEAYAKSCFSLPLYPGLKSDEIKYVVKMISKALDV from the coding sequence ATGAAAAAAAATAAAAAAGTACATTTACCTTATGGCAGGCAAAATATAACAAAAAAAGATATTGAAGCTGTTGTTGAAATCCTCAAAAGTCCAACCATAACCCAAGGACCAACTGTCTCATTATTTGAAAAAAAAATCGCTACAAAAGTTAGAGCTAACAACGTTATTGCTGTAAATAGTGCTACTAGTGCCTTACATATAGCATGTTTAGCTCTTGGGCTGGAAGAGGGTGATTGGCTTTGGACCTCTCCAATCACTTTCGTTGCATCTGCTAATTGCGCATTATATTGTAAAGCGAATGTTGACTTCGTGGATATAAACCCTCTTACGGGTCTAATGAGTGTAGAGGCTTTGAAAATAAAACTTAAAAAAGCTGAGATTCAAGGGAAAATTCCAAAAATTGTTGTACCAGTCCACTTGGCTGGTGCTAGTTGTGATATGAAGGGAATTAGAGATTTAGCAAAGAAATACAAATTTTCAATTATTGAAGATGCAAGTCATGCCATAGGAGGTATGTACAAAAGTAAACCAGTAGGTTCATGCGAATATAGTGATATTTGTGTATTTAGCCTTCATCCAGTAAAGATAATAACAACTGGAGAGGGAGGTCTTGCAACTACAAATAAAAAAAATCTTGCCCAGAAAATGTATGATTTAAGGAGTCATGGTATTACAAAAGATCAACGTAGATTTAAAAGAGAATCTCCTGGGCCATGGGCATATGAGCAACAAACACTTGGATTCAATTACAGGATGACTGACTTCCAGGCTGCCTTAGGAATTAGTCAATTAAAAAGACTTGAAAAAATTGTTTCAGAGAGAAATAAACAATATATTATTTATGATGAATTGCTATCAGATCTTCCAGTAAATTTGCTTAAAATTATGAAAGGTGTAAAATCATCAGTACATTTAGGCATAATTCGTTTGGAAGAATCTAATTCTAAATCTCATAAAAAAGTTTTTAAGTTTTTGAGAGATTCTGGAATAGGAGTCCAATTACATTATTCCCCTGTGCATTTACAGACTTATTACAGGGATTTAGGTTTTACTGATGGAGATTTCCCCGAATCAGAGGCCTACGCAAAATCTTGTTTTTCATTACCTCTTTATCCAGGACTAAAAAGTGATGAAATTAAATATGTTGTAAAGATGATAAGTAAAGCTTTAGATGTTTAA
- a CDS encoding AMP-binding protein: MFRSSFLEIFDKNLNKNPNKIISSDFEQSLNWNQFAFQANYYAKKFERLNQKIIPIIVDRTVKTPCSIVGCVLAKKIFVPISSEQPINRIERILNQLEVDFILNLENLMLGNKYISIKETNLAINNNNFSKKRSIEDSEPLYILFTSGSTGDPKGVKVSERNLLNTMVWSHTYQKWEDNDLIGITTNFGFDISLFDLFSSLYSNIPHYIIRDPKDPFNSGREIIKNKITSIFSSPSFFSSLIKSEVINTLNKSNMRQIFSGGDFFPPDHINKFKQKLPNLDIYNVWGPTETSIVNTMHKISEKDLFYASQDKKDIPIGKLNHPLMPCMIVDENREKKIKKPFQRGEIVVSGTPVSLGYFNNKGNQDFLRIQEVNYFYTNDIGYFDENHNLYIVGRKGFTIKINGYRVNLKEIESQVISFPEIHQAIAFNPKKYKEFIFIAVELENKQIKDLKFGELRSFLRKKIPIYMLPKKLIILNELPKNINGKIDRKATEIRALEEFENS; the protein is encoded by the coding sequence ATGTTTCGATCATCATTCTTAGAAATATTTGATAAAAATTTAAATAAAAATCCAAATAAAATTATAAGTTCAGATTTTGAACAATCACTTAATTGGAATCAATTTGCTTTTCAAGCTAATTATTATGCAAAAAAATTTGAAAGACTTAATCAGAAAATAATACCAATCATTGTAGATAGAACAGTTAAAACACCCTGCTCAATAGTTGGGTGCGTTTTAGCAAAAAAAATATTTGTACCAATTTCTTCAGAACAGCCAATAAACAGAATAGAAAGAATATTAAATCAACTAGAAGTTGATTTTATTTTAAATTTAGAAAACCTTATGCTTGGTAATAAATATATATCTATCAAAGAAACAAATTTAGCAATAAATAACAATAATTTCTCGAAAAAAAGAAGTATTGAAGATTCCGAACCGCTTTATATATTATTTACTTCAGGATCTACTGGTGATCCTAAGGGGGTAAAAGTATCAGAAAGAAATTTATTAAATACAATGGTTTGGAGCCATACCTATCAAAAATGGGAAGATAATGATTTAATCGGAATTACTACAAATTTTGGGTTTGATATTTCACTTTTTGATCTTTTTTCATCTCTTTACAGTAATATTCCACATTACATAATAAGAGATCCAAAAGATCCCTTTAATTCGGGAAGAGAAATAATAAAAAATAAAATCACATCAATTTTTTCATCACCTTCCTTCTTTTCTTCACTTATCAAATCTGAAGTAATTAATACATTGAATAAAAGTAATATGCGCCAAATTTTTAGTGGTGGAGACTTCTTCCCTCCAGATCATATAAATAAATTTAAGCAAAAATTACCTAACTTAGATATTTATAATGTCTGGGGCCCTACAGAAACATCAATTGTTAATACTATGCATAAAATAAGCGAAAAAGATCTATTTTATGCATCCCAAGATAAAAAAGATATTCCAATAGGTAAATTAAATCATCCTTTAATGCCGTGTATGATTGTTGATGAAAATAGAGAAAAAAAAATTAAAAAGCCTTTTCAAAGAGGAGAAATTGTAGTTTCCGGTACTCCCGTTTCATTAGGTTATTTTAATAATAAAGGAAATCAGGATTTTTTAAGAATACAGGAGGTCAACTATTTTTATACAAATGACATAGGATACTTTGACGAAAATCATAATTTATATATTGTTGGTAGAAAAGGATTTACAATTAAAATAAATGGATACAGGGTTAACCTTAAGGAAATAGAATCTCAAGTTATTTCTTTTCCTGAAATTCATCAAGCAATAGCATTCAATCCAAAAAAATATAAAGAGTTTATTTTTATTGCCGTGGAACTTGAAAACAAGCAAATTAAAGATTTAAAATTTGGAGAATTACGATCATTTTTACGCAAAAAAATTCCAATATATATGCTTCCTAAAAAACTAATAATTCTAAATGAATTACCTAAAAATATAAATGGAAAAATTGATAGAAAAGCTACAGAAATTAGGGCTTTAGAAGAATTTGAAAATTCATGA
- a CDS encoding 5'-methylthioadenosine/adenosylhomocysteine nucleosidase has product MKKNDELHLGILAAMPEEVGTFLSNLDSIVEKKYGDLAIFSGIWKGSNIKNIYLSVCFSGWGKVSSSRATTRLISSLYKDKAIDFIIFTGVAGAAKKNLKQWDIIISDSVIQHDMDARPIFEKYFIPALKTKRIFPSKDILVDFEKALIYSKKNGNLSIFGDVYKGLIATGDQFISDKNILDSISNDFNDIHAVEMEGASFAQVAEQENVKWLIVRVISDQADDDAYLDFDKFLQEFKIYSWQIIESFLNYISK; this is encoded by the coding sequence TTGAAAAAAAATGACGAATTACATTTAGGGATTCTTGCAGCTATGCCAGAAGAAGTTGGCACTTTCTTATCTAACTTAGATTCAATAGTTGAAAAAAAATATGGAGATTTAGCAATATTTTCTGGAATTTGGAAAGGTTCTAATATAAAAAATATTTACCTTTCAGTTTGTTTTAGTGGATGGGGAAAAGTTAGTTCCTCTAGAGCTACGACTAGATTAATATCAAGCTTGTATAAAGATAAAGCAATCGATTTTATTATTTTTACAGGAGTTGCTGGAGCTGCAAAAAAGAATCTTAAACAATGGGATATTATTATTTCAGATTCTGTTATACAGCATGATATGGATGCAAGACCAATTTTTGAAAAATATTTTATACCGGCTTTAAAAACAAAAAGAATTTTTCCTTCAAAAGATATTCTTGTTGATTTTGAAAAAGCACTAATATATTCAAAAAAAAATGGAAATTTATCAATTTTTGGCGATGTATATAAGGGATTAATTGCAACTGGTGACCAGTTTATATCAGATAAAAATATCCTTGATTCAATTTCTAATGATTTTAATGATATTCATGCAGTTGAAATGGAGGGGGCTTCTTTTGCACAAGTTGCTGAACAAGAAAATGTTAAATGGTTAATAGTAAGAGTGATATCTGATCAAGCTGATGATGATGCTTATTTAGATTTTGACAAATTTCTTCAAGAGTTTAAAATTTATTCTTGGCAAATTATTGAATCATTTTTAAATTATATATCTAAATAA